In a single window of the Natronosalvus caseinilyticus genome:
- a CDS encoding zinc-dependent alcohol dehydrogenase, which translates to MNVDRTEGQQAVVTDGTGDVWAEERDVPEPAPGEALVRVSAIGICGSDVGLIEGEGPPWTDYPVVLGHEVAGEVVELGEGVDHLEVGQRVALHGFVYCGTCEACRDGRYYQCTDLQEIGFTVDGGYRKYAAWPAYTLTPLPDDVSDVEASQIDSAGCTLHALQRVQTSFTDSAAVLGPGSLGLYGVQLLRAQGVKDVVLTGTREARLEAGKRLGATRTVNVYEEDPVEAIMEHTDGKGVDVCVEAAGAGDVLDTCVQSAAKQGKIVLTGVFGQRKELDPDQIVAKELTVVGGVTASHAVDEVIELFRRDDLTIDGVVTHEFPLEEFETALETVRERRDGVVKAVLRP; encoded by the coding sequence ATGAACGTCGATCGAACGGAGGGACAACAGGCGGTCGTCACCGACGGAACCGGTGACGTATGGGCCGAAGAACGCGACGTTCCCGAACCAGCACCCGGCGAGGCGCTGGTTCGCGTCAGTGCGATCGGAATTTGTGGCAGCGACGTCGGCCTCATCGAGGGAGAGGGGCCGCCGTGGACCGATTACCCGGTCGTGCTCGGCCACGAGGTCGCCGGAGAGGTCGTCGAACTCGGCGAGGGCGTCGACCACCTCGAGGTCGGACAACGAGTCGCGCTCCACGGGTTCGTTTACTGTGGAACCTGCGAGGCGTGTCGGGACGGTCGGTACTACCAGTGTACGGACCTGCAGGAGATCGGGTTCACGGTCGACGGCGGCTATCGAAAGTACGCCGCCTGGCCGGCGTACACGTTGACGCCGCTCCCGGACGACGTCTCCGACGTCGAGGCGAGCCAGATCGACTCGGCGGGATGTACGCTCCACGCCCTCCAGCGCGTTCAGACGTCGTTCACCGATTCCGCCGCCGTCCTCGGACCGGGGTCGCTCGGTCTCTACGGCGTGCAACTCCTGCGAGCACAGGGCGTGAAGGACGTCGTCCTGACGGGCACGCGCGAGGCACGACTCGAGGCTGGGAAACGCCTCGGAGCGACGCGCACGGTCAACGTCTACGAGGAGGACCCCGTCGAGGCGATCATGGAGCATACGGACGGGAAGGGCGTCGACGTCTGCGTCGAGGCCGCCGGGGCTGGCGACGTCCTCGACACGTGCGTCCAGAGCGCGGCCAAGCAGGGGAAGATCGTCCTGACTGGCGTCTTCGGCCAGCGAAAGGAACTCGACCCGGACCAGATCGTCGCGAAGGAACTGACCGTCGTCGGTGGCGTGACCGCCTCCCACGCGGTCGACGAGGTGATCGAACTGTTCCGGCGCGACGACCTGACGATCGACGGCGTCGTCACACACGAGTTCCCACTCGAGGAGTTCGAGACGGCGCTCGAGACCGTTCGTGAACGGCGCGATGGCGTCGTCAAGGCGGTTCTCCGGCCGTAG
- a CDS encoding IclR family transcriptional regulator: MPQRREDSNEKKRIQAVQTTLDIVEVLRENGGAGVTEIARELDVTKGTVHNHLATLEANDYVIKDAEETYHLGLCFLDVAHRAKSRVSTLDVARTEVDKLAERSGETALFTVEEHGVGVCLHVAYGERAVQTPLHVGYRSELHHTAVGKAILAHLPEGRVEAIVEERGLSEQTDRTITDTDDLFETLEAVRERGIAYNEGETIQGLVGVGAPVTDQSGTVLGALSVIGPASRMGEGRLRGDLSELIRRSVNVIEINLTSL; this comes from the coding sequence ATGCCCCAGCGTCGGGAGGACTCGAACGAGAAAAAACGAATCCAGGCGGTGCAGACGACCCTGGACATCGTCGAGGTTCTCCGCGAGAACGGCGGCGCGGGAGTCACGGAAATCGCCAGGGAGCTCGACGTTACGAAGGGGACCGTCCACAATCACCTCGCGACGCTCGAGGCGAACGACTACGTGATCAAGGATGCCGAAGAAACGTACCACCTCGGTCTCTGCTTTCTCGACGTCGCCCACCGGGCCAAATCGCGGGTTTCGACGCTCGATGTCGCGCGAACGGAGGTCGATAAACTGGCAGAACGAAGCGGCGAGACGGCGCTGTTCACCGTCGAAGAACACGGCGTCGGCGTCTGCCTCCACGTCGCGTACGGCGAACGGGCGGTACAGACGCCGCTGCACGTCGGCTACCGGAGCGAACTCCACCACACGGCCGTCGGCAAAGCGATCCTCGCTCACCTTCCCGAAGGACGCGTCGAGGCAATCGTCGAGGAACGAGGACTGTCCGAGCAGACGGACCGAACGATCACCGATACCGACGATCTCTTCGAGACACTCGAGGCGGTGAGAGAACGCGGCATCGCGTACAACGAAGGGGAAACGATACAGGGGCTCGTCGGCGTCGGTGCGCCGGTCACGGACCAGTCGGGGACGGTGCTGGGCGCGTTGAGCGTCATCGGACCGGCCAGCCGAATGGGCGAAGGTCGGCTTCGTGGCGACCTCTCGGAATTGATCAGGCGGAGCGTCAACGTCATCGAGATCAATCTGACGTCGCTGTGA